Proteins co-encoded in one Haloarcula pelagica genomic window:
- a CDS encoding glycoside hydrolase family 68 protein, translated as MTDQSLGEGAPGYGARAGWSREQAAGIERTHDTVAPIVYPPEDDQIPEVHIWDTWFLRNRDGTLAEVEGYRVCFSLTAPSELLPGKRHDVATIRCFYSADGKHWHNAGPVFEDALGQRQWAGSALYDDDGSVYLFYTAAGEEGAEDLTYGQRIVGAGGGSIHTDDGFELRGPWTHHELLRPDGERYEREDQSRAMIYTFRDPWFFEDPETGETWLLFEANTPVPEGSDACGGDAELQGFNGSVGIARSPTGDPLEWELEDPLLDAVGVNQELERPHIVYRDGLYYLFLSSHLHTFAPGLDGFDALYGFVAEELRGDYVPLNESGLVVTNPANAPFQSYSWMAFPHGDEVLVQSFFNYYEFAGETLDEIAHLPESEQMRRFGGTLGPTVRLDVEGTRTRILGALGHWHVPMAGDELPPTDRELIRRGRAGEGGGYGQ; from the coding sequence ATGACAGATCAGTCGCTCGGCGAGGGCGCACCCGGATACGGGGCCCGCGCCGGCTGGAGCCGTGAGCAGGCGGCAGGGATCGAACGAACCCACGACACCGTCGCACCCATCGTCTACCCCCCCGAGGACGACCAGATCCCGGAGGTCCACATCTGGGACACGTGGTTCCTGCGCAACCGGGACGGCACCCTGGCCGAGGTCGAGGGCTACCGCGTCTGTTTCTCGCTGACCGCGCCCTCGGAGCTGCTGCCGGGCAAGCGCCACGACGTTGCGACGATCCGGTGTTTCTACTCCGCGGACGGGAAGCACTGGCACAACGCCGGCCCCGTCTTCGAGGACGCGCTGGGCCAGCGACAGTGGGCCGGTTCGGCGCTGTACGACGACGACGGCTCCGTCTATCTGTTCTACACCGCGGCCGGCGAGGAGGGCGCCGAGGATCTCACGTACGGCCAGCGCATCGTCGGCGCCGGCGGCGGCAGCATCCACACCGACGACGGGTTCGAACTCCGTGGCCCCTGGACCCATCACGAACTGCTCCGGCCCGACGGCGAGCGCTACGAGCGCGAGGATCAGTCCCGCGCGATGATCTACACGTTCCGCGACCCGTGGTTCTTCGAGGACCCCGAGACGGGCGAGACGTGGCTCCTCTTCGAGGCCAACACGCCGGTCCCGGAGGGCAGCGACGCCTGCGGCGGCGACGCCGAACTCCAGGGGTTCAACGGCAGCGTCGGCATCGCCCGCTCGCCCACCGGCGACCCCCTGGAGTGGGAACTCGAAGACCCGCTGCTCGACGCCGTCGGGGTCAACCAGGAACTCGAACGGCCACACATCGTCTACCGTGACGGCCTGTACTACCTGTTTCTCTCCAGCCACCTCCACACGTTCGCGCCCGGACTCGACGGCTTCGACGCGCTGTATGGCTTCGTCGCCGAGGAACTGCGCGGCGACTACGTCCCGCTGAACGAGTCGGGGCTGGTCGTGACCAACCCCGCGAACGCCCCCTTCCAGTCGTACTCCTGGATGGCTTTCCCTCACGGCGACGAGGTGCTCGTCCAGAGCTTCTTCAACTACTACGAGTTCGCCGGCGAGACCCTGGACGAGATCGCCCACCTCCCCGAATCCGAACAGATGCGCCGCTTCGGGGGGACGCTCGGCCCGACCGTCCGCCTGGATGTCGAGGGCACCAGGACCCGGATTCTCGGGGCGCTGGGGCACTGGCACGTCCCGATGGCCGGCGACGAACTGCCGCCGACCGACCGGGAACTGATCCGGCGCGGGCGGGCCGGCGAGGGCGGCGGCTACGGACAGTAA
- a CDS encoding GH32 C-terminal domain-containing protein encodes MVESLRIGCLYAGSCSSEQDAAYDWCAEAAGTAKRCSLTTVEPDAFDVLWWHRDDEFDPDELPADAVETLRSFVRSGGGLLLTLGAMGAVVPLGFEDVRPDESGWEEISEPTGPLWKALYEDHPVHDEFDTLTVHTRGPGVTVPYTRYEGMVPAQGDVLASTARAETNAVSELSTIAWHPGDGQVIGIGSAVSFLHPTHDICRRNRQTLVGNALRHLAEGERSPLLGRPKDAETLTLARERLADDRHRPSYHLTPPANWLNDPNGLIHWNGRYHVFYQYNPAGPFHNTIHWGHAVSDDLVHWEDEPVALTPSPDGPDRDGCWSGCAVDDDGTPTILYTGGRETLQLPCMATATDDSLRAWDKDPENPIIQEVPREPQVLSTEDWDGEFRDHCVWREDGTWYQLIGAGIEDGGGAALLYESDDLRDWEYRGPILTGDRDTAGTVWECPELLDFGEKQLLHISNYEDVVYFVGTYEDGQFDPHRRDKLDHGDFYAPQSMWLDDGRILTWGWLPEARDVSAQWDAGWSGTMSLPRELTLADDGGLCQRPAPELRALRGENLGHDVLRLDGERRPLDIDSQQFELRATVRLDDADALALSVLETPDREEYTPIRYARNSEITVDRSTASLDERATSATQRMRVTPYDSPLSLRVFVDGSVVEVFANERHCLTSRVYPTREDATGISLRAEGGRATVASLDVWELDGAWPRADADRVPPQ; translated from the coding sequence ATGGTCGAATCGCTGCGGATCGGCTGTCTCTACGCCGGTTCCTGTTCCAGCGAGCAGGACGCCGCCTACGACTGGTGTGCGGAGGCAGCCGGGACGGCCAAGCGATGTTCGCTCACGACTGTCGAACCCGACGCGTTCGATGTCCTCTGGTGGCACCGCGACGACGAGTTCGATCCCGACGAGCTTCCGGCCGACGCGGTCGAGACACTGCGGTCGTTCGTCAGATCGGGCGGCGGTCTGTTGCTCACGCTGGGCGCGATGGGCGCGGTCGTCCCGCTCGGCTTCGAAGACGTGCGACCGGACGAGAGCGGCTGGGAGGAGATCTCAGAGCCGACCGGCCCGCTGTGGAAGGCCCTCTACGAGGACCACCCGGTCCACGACGAGTTCGACACGCTGACCGTTCACACCCGCGGCCCGGGCGTGACGGTTCCGTACACCCGATACGAGGGGATGGTTCCGGCCCAGGGCGACGTGCTCGCGAGCACCGCGCGGGCCGAGACGAACGCCGTCTCGGAACTGTCGACGATCGCCTGGCACCCGGGCGACGGACAGGTCATCGGCATCGGCTCGGCCGTCTCCTTCCTGCATCCGACCCACGACATCTGCCGGCGGAACAGACAGACGCTGGTCGGCAACGCCCTCCGGCATCTGGCAGAGGGTGAGCGGTCGCCGCTGCTGGGCCGGCCGAAAGACGCCGAGACGTTGACCCTGGCCAGAGAGCGGCTCGCGGACGACCGACACCGCCCGAGCTACCACCTCACGCCGCCGGCCAACTGGCTGAACGATCCCAACGGCCTCATCCACTGGAACGGCCGGTATCACGTCTTCTATCAGTACAACCCCGCCGGTCCCTTCCACAACACGATCCACTGGGGCCACGCGGTCAGCGACGACCTGGTCCACTGGGAGGACGAACCGGTCGCGCTCACGCCCTCTCCGGACGGCCCGGACCGGGACGGCTGCTGGTCGGGCTGTGCGGTCGACGACGACGGCACGCCGACGATCCTCTACACGGGCGGCCGGGAGACGCTCCAGTTACCCTGCATGGCGACCGCTACCGACGACAGCCTCCGGGCGTGGGACAAAGACCCCGAGAACCCGATCATCCAGGAGGTGCCCCGTGAGCCACAGGTCCTCTCGACGGAGGACTGGGACGGGGAGTTCCGGGACCACTGTGTCTGGCGCGAGGACGGGACCTGGTACCAGCTCATCGGCGCCGGAATCGAGGACGGGGGCGGCGCGGCGCTGCTGTACGAGTCCGACGACCTGCGTGACTGGGAGTACCGCGGGCCGATCCTGACCGGTGACCGGGACACGGCCGGCACGGTCTGGGAGTGTCCGGAACTGCTGGACTTCGGCGAGAAGCAGCTGTTGCACATCTCGAACTACGAGGATGTCGTCTACTTCGTCGGCACCTACGAGGACGGTCAGTTCGACCCCCACCGCCGGGACAAACTCGACCACGGCGACTTCTACGCCCCGCAGTCGATGTGGCTCGACGACGGGCGCATCCTCACCTGGGGGTGGCTCCCGGAGGCCAGAGACGTGAGCGCGCAGTGGGACGCCGGCTGGTCCGGGACGATGTCGCTGCCTCGGGAACTGACCCTGGCCGACGACGGCGGGCTCTGCCAGCGGCCGGCCCCGGAACTCCGGGCGTTACGCGGCGAGAACCTCGGCCACGATGTGCTCCGCCTGGACGGCGAACGCCGGCCGCTCGACATCGACAGCCAGCAGTTCGAACTGCGTGCGACGGTCCGGCTCGACGACGCCGACGCGCTGGCGCTGTCGGTCCTCGAGACGCCAGACCGCGAGGAGTACACGCCGATCCGCTACGCCCGGAACTCCGAGATCACCGTCGACCGCTCGACGGCCAGCCTCGACGAGCGAGCGACCAGCGCCACCCAGCGGATGCGGGTTACCCCCTACGACTCGCCGCTGTCGCTGCGCGTGTTCGTCGACGGCTCCGTCGTCGAGGTGTTCGCCAACGAACGACACTGCCTGACGAGCCGGGTCTATCCGACCCGCGAGGACGCGACGGGCATCTCGCTACGGGCCGAGGGAGGCCGGGCGACGGTCGCCTCGCTCGACGTGTGGGAACTGGACGGCGCCTGGCCCCGCGCCGACGCCGACCGCGTACCGCCACAGTAG
- a CDS encoding rod shape-determining protein: MSEDDAEAGDDAEFESLADGGTVPVGVKLGSTRTVIALPDGDGGNRIVKTLTCMATYEDALTGEEKILYGEEAAREYPDRVQYMLRSGLPEDADRAEMTKTFFEAVIEENDIPEDSGVVYAIPTIDNPAGLDNLRSVIEDSSIGTELVESYPESLCGSIPAFGEALEAIDEIFVAVNMGSTNLEASAYRRGEQLAPFTTGAVTGNEVDRMIANYVEEETQGRVNIDTQTAREYKEEHADFVDFEPFTDIIQQPGGGSHEFTIERSVMDAVNEYLDEAVDELANTFLPELANDYMKVYKLALDQPVVLTGGMACIPGIVDEFEARLSEELDREIEATAAEQPADAATVGAQRIAERLVENS, encoded by the coding sequence ATGAGTGAGGACGACGCAGAAGCGGGGGACGACGCGGAGTTCGAGAGCCTGGCGGACGGCGGAACGGTGCCAGTCGGGGTCAAACTCGGCAGTACGCGGACGGTCATCGCGCTCCCCGACGGGGACGGCGGGAACCGGATCGTCAAGACGCTGACCTGCATGGCGACCTACGAGGACGCGCTCACCGGCGAGGAGAAGATCCTCTACGGCGAGGAGGCCGCCCGCGAGTACCCCGATCGCGTCCAGTACATGCTCCGGTCGGGGCTCCCGGAAGACGCCGACCGTGCCGAGATGACCAAGACGTTCTTCGAGGCAGTCATCGAGGAGAACGACATCCCCGAGGACAGCGGCGTCGTCTACGCGATCCCGACGATCGACAACCCGGCGGGGCTGGACAACCTCCGATCGGTCATCGAGGACTCCTCGATCGGGACGGAACTGGTCGAGAGCTATCCCGAGTCGCTGTGTGGGTCGATCCCCGCGTTCGGCGAGGCGCTGGAAGCGATCGACGAGATCTTCGTCGCGGTCAACATGGGGTCGACGAACCTCGAAGCCTCCGCCTACCGGCGGGGCGAACAGCTCGCCCCCTTCACGACCGGCGCGGTCACCGGCAACGAGGTCGACCGGATGATCGCCAACTACGTCGAGGAGGAGACTCAGGGCCGGGTCAACATCGACACACAGACCGCCCGTGAGTACAAGGAAGAGCACGCCGACTTCGTCGACTTCGAGCCCTTTACCGACATCATCCAACAGCCCGGCGGCGGCTCACACGAGTTCACGATCGAGCGGTCGGTGATGGACGCCGTCAACGAGTACTTAGACGAGGCCGTCGACGAACTCGCGAACACCTTCCTCCCCGAACTGGCGAACGACTACATGAAGGTGTACAAGCTCGCCCTCGACCAGCCCGTCGTCCTCACCGGCGGGATGGCCTGCATCCCCGGGATCGTCGACGAGTTCGAGGCGCGGCTCAGCGAGGAACTCGACCGCGAGATCGAGGCGACGGCGGCCGAGCAGCCGGCAGACGCGGCGACGGTCGGCGCCCAGCGGATCGCGGAGCGGTTAGTCGAGAACAGCTGA
- a CDS encoding FlaD/FlaE family flagellar protein — protein MTINPRDYDLDELRELARKRGDQDGGIGDEEVPDPSTLADIGLDEGDGESVTGDSFRSGLYRELLPFLGGDELEKPYLESLPETYAAEFVVFEWLEFLLLHAGYQGTDSALSYYESVDWITDDVASDLSDYLLGIEESAATEDGDLDVDDHMLSLVYIAKLTAMT, from the coding sequence ATGACCATCAATCCGCGCGACTACGATCTGGACGAACTGCGGGAGTTGGCCCGCAAGCGCGGCGATCAGGACGGCGGGATCGGTGACGAGGAGGTTCCGGACCCGTCGACGCTGGCCGACATCGGCCTCGACGAGGGCGACGGCGAGAGTGTCACCGGCGACTCGTTCCGGTCGGGCCTCTACCGGGAGCTACTCCCGTTTCTCGGTGGCGACGAGCTGGAGAAGCCGTATCTCGAATCGCTCCCGGAGACGTACGCGGCGGAGTTCGTCGTGTTCGAGTGGCTGGAGTTCCTGTTGCTGCACGCCGGCTATCAGGGCACGGACAGCGCGCTGTCGTACTACGAGTCGGTCGACTGGATCACCGACGACGTGGCGAGTGACCTCTCGGATTACCTGCTGGGGATCGAGGAGTCGGCGGCCACCGAGGACGGCGACCTGGATGTCGACGACCACATGCTGAGTCTGGTGTACATCGCGAAGCTGACCGCGATGACCTGA
- a CDS encoding ParA family protein: MTRAAADGPARVCVTNAKGGTGKTTIAINVAGALNDRGRDVLFVDLDPQGNATEGLGLVDEYDAEPPTLFDALTDDPSLLSDLIVEHEEMDVVPSSIDMLQAEHELTIADLIARVRTQGRSVDPETLASFAINVSPSMVTGSHALDTLDRALATVSDYDYVVIDSPPFYGKLTDTGVFAAQHILVPALTEATSERAIELLMDQMAAMERQTGIAVEMLGVVANRVETTAEDETMLEWFNMAFPDSPVWEVRKRVALQRAFSAGRSVFTAEESCDMAAVFEEVAAELDRTFGYTEVTA, encoded by the coding sequence ATGACGAGAGCAGCAGCGGACGGCCCGGCGCGTGTCTGCGTGACCAACGCCAAAGGCGGGACCGGCAAGACGACCATCGCGATCAACGTCGCCGGAGCCCTGAACGACAGGGGTCGGGATGTCCTGTTCGTGGACCTCGATCCACAGGGCAACGCCACGGAGGGGCTCGGCCTGGTCGACGAGTACGACGCCGAGCCGCCCACACTGTTCGACGCGCTCACCGACGACCCGTCGCTGCTGTCGGACCTGATCGTCGAACACGAGGAGATGGACGTGGTGCCGTCGAGTATCGACATGCTCCAGGCCGAGCACGAACTCACCATCGCCGACCTGATCGCGCGGGTCCGGACGCAGGGCCGGAGCGTCGACCCGGAGACGCTGGCCTCCTTCGCGATCAACGTCTCGCCGTCGATGGTCACGGGGAGTCACGCCCTGGACACGCTCGATCGTGCGCTGGCGACGGTCTCCGACTACGACTACGTCGTCATCGACTCCCCGCCCTTCTACGGGAAACTGACAGACACCGGGGTCTTCGCCGCACAGCACATCCTCGTTCCGGCGCTGACCGAGGCCACTTCCGAGCGCGCCATCGAACTGCTGATGGACCAGATGGCGGCGATGGAACGCCAGACCGGCATCGCCGTCGAGATGCTCGGCGTCGTCGCCAACCGGGTCGAGACGACCGCCGAGGACGAGACGATGCTGGAGTGGTTCAACATGGCCTTCCCGGACAGCCCCGTCTGGGAGGTCCGGAAACGGGTGGCGCTCCAGCGGGCGTTCAGCGCCGGCCGATCGGTGTTCACGGCCGAGGAGAGCTGTGACATGGCGGCGGTGTTCGAGGAGGTCGCCGCCGAACTCGACAGGACGTTCGGATACACAGAGGTGACAGCATGA
- a CDS encoding chemotaxis protein CheW produces the protein MSDDDRMDRAERIRKMREGDRETDTDDGTESKTTTESTTDTSSEGDTAEPTDEADVTMPDEPASTGAEPTTDSEAWFDEESGTGDDGETADTDTDGSQSAEDALSAAERAAQSAAQLSGGDAATPGGDQPGDISATATAMQGPTGVELPDQQLLEEAMTGTGTSRAEGGARAAAVGEETSQSEELVRVLEFALSGEHYCLDIEYVEEIVKRDTITRVPNTPDYVEGVVDLRGQITTILDPTAMMDVDDAGSQDLIVVFDPDMSEDQGAIGWVVDEVRQVAPITEDQINDPPVDAEYINGVVDREDQDQFVIWIEPDDALEQATLDDGD, from the coding sequence ATGAGTGACGACGACCGCATGGACCGCGCCGAACGCATCCGGAAGATGCGCGAAGGGGACCGGGAGACAGACACCGACGACGGGACCGAGTCGAAGACGACCACCGAGTCGACGACGGACACCTCGTCGGAGGGCGACACGGCGGAGCCGACAGACGAAGCCGACGTGACAATGCCGGACGAACCGGCGTCGACGGGTGCCGAGCCGACGACCGACTCCGAGGCGTGGTTCGACGAGGAGTCGGGGACCGGCGACGACGGGGAGACAGCGGACACTGATACCGACGGCTCTCAGTCCGCCGAGGACGCGCTCTCGGCCGCCGAACGGGCCGCACAGTCGGCGGCACAGCTCTCGGGCGGGGACGCGGCCACGCCTGGGGGCGACCAGCCCGGCGATATCTCCGCGACGGCGACGGCGATGCAGGGGCCGACCGGCGTCGAACTGCCCGACCAGCAACTGCTGGAGGAGGCCATGACCGGCACCGGCACGTCCAGGGCCGAGGGCGGCGCGCGGGCCGCCGCCGTCGGTGAGGAGACGAGCCAGAGCGAAGAACTGGTCCGGGTGCTGGAGTTCGCCCTCTCGGGGGAACACTACTGCCTGGACATCGAGTACGTCGAGGAGATCGTCAAGCGGGACACGATCACCCGGGTCCCGAACACGCCCGACTACGTCGAGGGCGTGGTCGACCTCCGCGGGCAGATCACGACGATCCTCGACCCGACGGCGATGATGGATGTCGACGACGCGGGGTCACAGGACCTCATCGTCGTCTTCGACCCCGACATGTCCGAGGATCAGGGCGCGATCGGCTGGGTCGTCGACGAGGTCCGCCAGGTCGCGCCGATCACCGAGGACCAGATCAACGACCCACCGGTCGACGCCGAGTACATCAACGGCGTCGTCGACCGTGAGGATCAGGACCAGTTCGTCATCTGGATCGAACCCGACGACGCGCTCGAACAGGCCACCCTCGACGACGGGGACTGA
- a CDS encoding NAD(P)/FAD-dependent oxidoreductase has product MRVAVLGAGYAGLTLARKLERTLPDDAELVVVDESDSHVVQHELHRVVRRPSLADEISVDLDAVLDCAVRQASVTAVDPDAGTATLDGEETLSYDVGAVCLGARTAFYDLPGVRAHATPLKRLDHAREVREAFLALSGGRVVVGGAGLSGIQVAGELAALRDEEDADTEVLLLEQESEVAPTFPESFQSAVHEALLDAGVTVRTGDSVRQADEDTLTLASGETIAYDQLVWTGGITGTEAMRDERPVVRADLRLGERTFAVGDAARVVDSDGEAVPASASAAIREARVAGSNIAALVDHLRDGRGGFEPRLTRYSFDVPGWLVSVGDDAVAKVGPTVLTGRPALALKTTVGAGYLGSVGAVENAVDLVREELDVAVAESELDDAVLDEE; this is encoded by the coding sequence ATGCGCGTCGCCGTACTCGGCGCTGGTTACGCCGGCCTGACACTCGCCCGGAAACTCGAACGGACCCTCCCAGACGACGCCGAGTTGGTGGTCGTCGACGAGAGCGACAGTCACGTCGTCCAGCACGAACTCCACCGGGTCGTTCGGCGACCGTCGCTGGCCGACGAGATCTCGGTCGACCTCGACGCGGTGCTGGACTGTGCGGTCCGTCAGGCGTCGGTCACCGCGGTCGATCCCGACGCCGGGACGGCGACGCTGGACGGCGAGGAGACGCTGTCCTACGACGTGGGCGCGGTGTGTCTGGGCGCCCGCACGGCCTTCTACGACCTCCCGGGGGTCCGTGCCCACGCGACGCCGCTGAAGCGACTCGACCACGCCCGCGAGGTCCGCGAGGCGTTCCTGGCGCTGTCTGGGGGCCGGGTCGTCGTCGGCGGCGCTGGCCTCTCGGGGATCCAGGTGGCCGGCGAACTGGCCGCGCTCCGCGACGAGGAGGACGCGGACACCGAGGTACTCCTGCTGGAACAGGAGTCCGAGGTCGCGCCGACGTTCCCCGAGTCGTTCCAGAGCGCCGTCCACGAGGCGCTCCTCGACGCCGGCGTGACCGTCCGGACGGGCGACTCGGTGAGACAGGCCGACGAGGACACACTGACGCTCGCGAGCGGCGAGACGATCGCCTACGACCAGCTCGTCTGGACCGGCGGGATCACCGGGACCGAGGCGATGCGCGACGAGCGCCCGGTCGTCAGGGCGGACCTCCGACTGGGGGAGCGGACCTTCGCCGTCGGCGACGCCGCCCGCGTCGTCGACAGCGACGGCGAGGCAGTGCCGGCCAGTGCGAGCGCCGCGATCCGTGAAGCCCGCGTCGCCGGGAGCAACATCGCGGCGCTGGTCGATCACCTGCGTGACGGCCGCGGCGGGTTCGAACCGCGACTCACCCGTTACTCGTTCGACGTACCCGGATGGCTCGTGTCGGTCGGCGACGACGCTGTCGCGAAGGTCGGTCCGACGGTGCTGACCGGCCGCCCGGCGCTGGCGCTGAAGACGACCGTCGGCGCCGGCTACCTGGGGAGTGTCGGGGCCGTCGAGAACGCCGTCGACCTCGTTCGAGAAGAACTCGACGTGGCGGTCGCGGAGAGCGAACTGGACGACGCGGTGCTCGACGAGGAGTGA
- the mvaD gene encoding phosphomevalonate decarboxylase MvaD: protein MKATAKAHPIQGLVKYHGMRDEELRLPYHDSISVCTAPSHSKTTAEFDPDRSEDSYVIDGEPVEGRGAERIDAVVDHVRELAGIDHGVRFESANNFPTNIGFGSSSSGFAAAATALVEAAGLDMTRPEISTVARRGSSSAARAVTGAFSHLRTGMNDQDCRSERIDTDLADDLRIVAGMVPSYKETEAAHREAAESHMFEGRMAHIHSQISDMRDALYDADFGRAFELAEHDSLSLAATTMTGPAGWVYWQPRTIEIFNTVRELRAERDLPVYFSVDTGASVYVNTTAEYVDEVEAAVADCGVDTRVWDVGGPARVLDSDAALF, encoded by the coding sequence ATGAAAGCGACCGCGAAGGCCCATCCGATCCAGGGGCTGGTCAAGTACCACGGGATGCGCGACGAGGAGCTTCGGCTCCCCTATCACGACAGCATCTCCGTCTGTACGGCGCCCAGTCACTCGAAGACGACCGCCGAGTTCGACCCCGACCGGAGCGAGGACAGCTACGTCATCGACGGCGAACCGGTCGAGGGCCGGGGCGCCGAGCGGATCGACGCCGTCGTCGACCACGTCCGCGAGCTCGCGGGCATCGACCACGGCGTCCGCTTCGAGTCGGCGAACAACTTCCCGACGAACATCGGCTTTGGCTCCTCGTCGTCGGGGTTCGCCGCGGCGGCGACGGCACTGGTCGAGGCCGCCGGCCTCGACATGACTCGCCCCGAGATCTCGACGGTCGCCCGGCGGGGCTCCTCTTCGGCCGCCCGGGCGGTCACGGGCGCGTTCTCGCACCTGCGGACGGGGATGAACGACCAGGACTGCCGGAGCGAACGCATCGATACCGATCTGGCGGACGACCTCCGGATCGTCGCCGGGATGGTCCCCTCCTACAAGGAGACCGAGGCCGCCCACCGGGAGGCCGCCGAGAGCCACATGTTCGAGGGGCGGATGGCCCACATCCACAGCCAGATCTCGGACATGCGTGACGCGCTCTACGACGCCGACTTCGGCCGGGCGTTCGAACTGGCCGAACACGACTCGCTGTCGCTGGCGGCGACGACGATGACCGGGCCGGCGGGCTGGGTGTACTGGCAGCCCCGGACCATCGAGATCTTCAACACCGTCCGGGAACTGCGCGCCGAACGGGACCTTCCCGTCTACTTCTCGGTCGACACCGGCGCGAGCGTCTACGTCAACACCACCGCCGAGTACGTCGACGAGGTCGAGGCCGCCGTCGCGGACTGTGGCGTCGACACGCGCGTCTGGGACGTGGGCGGCCCTGCCCGAGTGCTGGATTCCGACGCCGCGCTGTTCTGA
- a CDS encoding HVO_2922 family protein — translation MGATFELYVDSADDWRWRLRHDNGNIIADSGEGYASKDKAKQGIRSVKTNAPDAEIEELD, via the coding sequence ATGGGAGCGACCTTCGAACTCTACGTCGACTCGGCCGACGACTGGCGGTGGCGGCTCCGACACGACAACGGAAACATCATCGCCGACAGCGGCGAGGGCTACGCCAGCAAGGACAAGGCCAAACAGGGGATTCGGAGCGTGAAGACGAACGCGCCCGACGCGGAGATCGAGGAACTGGACTGA